Proteins from a genomic interval of Chiloscyllium plagiosum isolate BGI_BamShark_2017 chromosome 36, ASM401019v2, whole genome shotgun sequence:
- the fam174b gene encoding membrane protein FAM174B, with product MCGWRLWVLAALLPLAAAMLPKALRGPGPGPGPGPSDSHNQTGSPASLSNGTATAMDSVVPILRHFLTLRNLVLAASAGAFLLIVCLLARVVRSGRKIKKTRKYDIITTPAEKVEMTPLNEDDDDDEDATVFDVKYSR from the exons ATGTGTGGCTGGCGGTTGTGGGTGTTGGCGGCGCTGCTGCCGCTGGCGGCCGCGATGCTGCCCAAGGCCTTGCGAGGCCCCGGCCCCGGCCCCGGCCCCGGCCCGTCCGACTCACACAACCAGACCGGCTCGCCCGCTTCCCTCAGTAACGGCACGGCCACCGCCATGGACAGTGTGGTGCCCATCCTGCGCCACTTCCTCACCCTCAGGAACCTGGTGTTGGCGGCGTCTGCCGGGGCCTTCCTCCTCATCGTGTGCCTCCTCGCCCGGGTGGTCAG GTCTGGAAGAAAAATCAAGAAAACGAGAAAGTATGATATCATTACAACTCCAGCAGAAAAGGTGGAAATGACACCACTCAATGAAGATGATGACGATGACGAAGATGCAACAGTGTTTGATGTAAAATACAGCAG